From one Coleofasciculus sp. FACHB-1120 genomic stretch:
- the murI gene encoding glutamate racemase: MNQEQITNEALQRARIGIFDSGVGGLTVLRELYRQLPSESILYFGDTARLPYGTRSQAEILHFVREILIWMMQQGVKMVIMACNTSSALALEAVRSEFSLPILGVILPGARAAVELGNRIGVIATPATAASNAYRRAILEVDATAQVWQVGCPEFVPVIEQNRIHDPYTQEVAREYLAPLLHHRIDTLVYGCTHYPHLAPVLKTILPRSVKLCDPAVHVAAAAAQELDLLGLRNTRPPLATRFAVSGCPEQFAKLSVQWLGCTPAVEKVYLPTVLHRQLPLELSE; the protein is encoded by the coding sequence ATGAATCAGGAACAAATAACAAATGAGGCTCTTCAACGAGCCAGAATTGGGATTTTTGATAGCGGAGTCGGCGGGCTGACGGTATTGAGAGAACTTTACCGGCAGCTGCCATCCGAATCGATTCTTTACTTTGGCGATACGGCTCGACTGCCCTACGGCACTCGCTCTCAGGCAGAAATTTTGCACTTTGTGCGCGAAATTCTCATCTGGATGATGCAGCAGGGCGTCAAAATGGTGATCATGGCGTGCAACACCAGTTCTGCTCTCGCTTTGGAGGCAGTGCGGTCTGAGTTTTCTCTCCCGATTTTGGGAGTGATCTTACCGGGTGCCCGCGCGGCTGTTGAGCTAGGCAATCGGATTGGGGTCATCGCCACCCCAGCCACTGCCGCTAGCAACGCTTATCGCCGCGCGATTTTAGAAGTTGATGCCACTGCCCAGGTTTGGCAAGTGGGCTGCCCAGAGTTTGTGCCGGTGATTGAACAAAACCGCATCCATGACCCTTACACCCAGGAAGTGGCGCGGGAATACCTGGCACCGTTACTGCACCATCGGATTGACACGCTTGTTTACGGCTGTACCCACTATCCTCACTTAGCCCCCGTCCTCAAGACAATTCTGCCTCGGTCTGTAAAGCTATGCGATCCGGCAGTTCATGTAGCGGCTGCGGCTGCTCAAGAGCTGGATTTACTCGGACTGAGAAACACCCGCCCCCCTCTAGCCACTCGATTTGCTGTGAGCGGTTGTCCCGAACAGTTTGCAAAACTTTCAGTACAATGGCTGGGGTGTACGCCTGCGGTAGAA